The Oncorhynchus nerka isolate Pitt River linkage group LG12, Oner_Uvic_2.0, whole genome shotgun sequence genome includes a region encoding these proteins:
- the LOC115123645 gene encoding ras-related protein Rab-39B-like, with protein MEAIWLYQFRLIVIGDSTVGKSCLIRRFTEGRFAQVSDPTVGVDFFSRLVEIEPGKRIKLQIWDTAGQERFRSITRAYYRNSVGGLLLFDITNRRSFQNVHDWLEEARSHVQPHSIVFLLVGHKCDLEPQRQVTRQEAEKLAGAYGMRYVETSARDAINVEHAFTELTRDIFHLVRSGDITIQEGWEGVKSGFVPNVVHSSEEVTKSDRRCLC; from the exons ATGGAGGCGATATGGCTGTACCAGTTCCGACTCATCGTCATTGGGGACTCGACGGTGGGGAAATCGTGTTTGATCCGGCGGTTCACAGAGGGACGCTTCGCCCAGGTGAGCGACCCCACGGTCGGCGTAGATTTCTTCTCTCGCCTGGTGGAGATCGAGCCGGGGAAACGGATCAAGCTACAGATCTGGGATACTGCGGGACAGGAGCGGTTcag GTCCATCACAAGAGCCTACTATCGTAACTCGGTGGGCGGGCTCCTGCTGTTTGACATCACAAACCGTCGCTCCTTCCAGAACGTTCATGATTGGCTAGAGGAGGCCCGGAGTCACGTCCAACCACACAGCATCGTGTTCCTATTGGTCGGACACAAGTGTGACCTGGAGCCTCAGCGTCAG GTGACTCGTCAGGAAGCTGAGAAACTCGCCGGCGCCTACGGGATGCGTTACGTAGAAACCTCGGCCCGCGACGCCATCAATGTGGAGCACGCCTTCACGGAGCTGACCAGGGACATCTTCCACCTG GTAAGGAGCGGTGACATCACTATCCAGGAGGGTTGGGAAGGGGTGAAGAGCGGCTTCGTCCCCAACGTGGTCCACTCCTCCGAGGAGGTCACCAAGAGTGACCGGCGGTGCCTCTGCTGA